A section of the Helicobacter pylori genome encodes:
- the def gene encoding peptide deformylase, whose protein sequence is MALLEIIHYPSKILRTISKEVVSFDSKLHQQLDDMHETMIASEGIGLAAIQVGLPLRTLIINLPREDGVQHQEDCLEIINPKFIETKGTIMYKEGCLSVPGFYEEVERFEKVKIEYQNRFAEVKVLEASELLAVAIQHEIDHLNGVLFVDKLSILKRKKFEKELKELNKNPKNKS, encoded by the coding sequence ATGGCGTTATTAGAGATTATCCATTACCCTTCTAAAATTTTAAGAACGATTTCTAAAGAGGTCGTTTCTTTTGATTCAAAACTCCACCAACAGCTAGATGACATGCATGAGACTATGATCGCTAGTGAGGGGATAGGGTTAGCTGCTATTCAAGTGGGCTTGCCTTTAAGAACGCTCATTATCAATCTCCCACGAGAAGACGGCGTGCAACACCAAGAAGACTGCTTAGAAATCATTAACCCTAAGTTTATAGAAACTAAAGGGACAATAATGTATAAAGAGGGGTGCTTGTCTGTGCCGGGATTTTATGAAGAGGTGGAACGTTTTGAAAAGGTTAAGATAGAATACCAAAACCGCTTCGCTGAAGTGAAAGTTTTAGAAGCGAGCGAGCTTTTAGCGGTAGCCATTCAGCATGAAATAGATCACCTCAATGGCGTGTTATTCGTGGATAAATTATCCATTTTGAAGCGTAAGAAATTTGAAAAAGAATTAAAAGAATTAAATAAAAATCCCAAAAACAAGTCCTAA
- the clpP gene encoding ATP-dependent Clp endopeptidase proteolytic subunit ClpP, with product MGYIPYVIENTDRGERSYDIYSRLLKDRIVLLSGEINDSVASSIVAQLLFLEAEDPEKDIGLYINSPGGVITSGLSIYDTMNFIRPDVSTICIGQAASMGAFLLSCGAKGKRFSLPHSRIMIHQPLGGAQGQASDIEIISNEILRLKGLMNSILAQNSGQSLEQIAKDTDRDFYMSAKEAKEYGLIDKVLQKNVK from the coding sequence ATGGGATACATTCCTTATGTAATAGAGAATACCGATCGTGGGGAGCGCAGCTATGATATTTACTCGCGCCTTTTAAAGGATCGCATTGTTTTATTGAGCGGTGAAATCAATGATAGCGTGGCGTCTTCTATCGTGGCCCAACTCTTGTTTTTGGAAGCTGAAGACCCTGAAAAAGACATTGGCTTGTATATCAATTCTCCCGGTGGGGTGATAACAAGCGGTCTTAGCATTTATGACACCATGAATTTTATCCGCCCTGATGTTTCCACGATTTGCATCGGTCAAGCGGCTTCTATGGGGGCGTTTTTACTGAGCTGTGGGGCTAAGGGCAAGCGCTTTTCACTACCCCATTCAAGGATTATGATCCACCAGCCTTTAGGGGGGGCTCAAGGGCAAGCGAGCGATATTGAAATCATTTCTAACGAGATTCTCAGGCTTAAAGGTTTGATGAATTCTATTTTGGCTCAAAACTCAGGGCAGAGCTTGGAACAAATCGCTAAAGACACGGACAGGGATTTTTATATGAGCGCTAAAGAAGCTAAAGAGTATGGCTTGATTGATAAAGTGTTACAGAAAAATGTGAAGTGA
- the tig gene encoding trigger factor → MNLEVKKIDTANARLSAKPSVENLEKRYDKIAQRIAQKVKIDGFRRGKVPLSLVKTRYQAQIEQDAQEEMIQEVLKNAFKELGIENKDLIGSPNLTKFEKKDTHFEIEADIGLKPTIVLDKIKECVPSVGVEIPNEEKIEERLKQLAKDYAKFVDTDAQRKAQNDDKLTIDFEGFIDNAPFEGGKAENFSLILGSKQMLEDFEKALLGMQAGEEKEFPLTFPSEYHAEHLAGKEALFKVKLRQIQAREVLEINDELAKIVLANEENATLKLLKERVEGQLFLENKARLYNEELKEKLIENLDEKIVFDLPKTIIEQEMDLLFRNDLYSMQAEEVKSLQESQEKAKEKRESFRNDATKSVKITFIIDALAKEEKIGVHDNEVFQTLYYEAMMTGQNPENLIEQYRKNNMLAAVKMAMIEDRVLTYLLDKNLPKEQQEILEKMRPNAQKTQVG, encoded by the coding sequence ATGAATCTTGAAGTGAAAAAGATTGACACCGCTAACGCCCGTTTGAGCGCTAAACCTTCCGTTGAAAATTTAGAAAAGCGTTATGATAAAATCGCTCAAAGAATCGCCCAAAAAGTTAAAATTGATGGCTTTAGAAGAGGTAAAGTTCCCCTTAGTTTAGTGAAAACCCGTTATCAAGCCCAAATTGAACAAGACGCTCAAGAAGAAATGATTCAAGAGGTTTTAAAAAATGCTTTTAAGGAATTAGGGATTGAAAATAAGGATCTAATCGGCAGCCCCAATCTCACTAAATTTGAAAAAAAAGACACGCATTTTGAAATAGAAGCGGACATCGGCTTAAAACCCACGATTGTTTTAGACAAGATCAAAGAGTGTGTGCCTAGCGTGGGAGTGGAAATTCCAAATGAAGAAAAAATTGAAGAGCGTTTGAAACAGCTCGCTAAAGACTATGCGAAATTTGTGGATACTGACGCTCAAAGAAAAGCTCAAAACGACGATAAATTAACGATTGATTTTGAAGGCTTTATAGATAATGCGCCTTTTGAAGGGGGCAAGGCTGAGAATTTCAGTTTGATTTTAGGCAGTAAGCAAATGCTAGAAGATTTTGAAAAGGCTCTTTTAGGCATGCAAGCGGGCGAAGAAAAAGAATTCCCTTTGACTTTCCCTAGCGAATACCACGCAGAGCATTTAGCCGGCAAAGAAGCCCTTTTTAAAGTGAAATTACGCCAGATTCAAGCGCGTGAAGTGTTAGAAATCAATGACGAACTCGCTAAAATCGTGTTGGCTAATGAAGAGAATGCGACTTTAAAGCTTTTAAAAGAAAGGGTTGAAGGGCAGTTGTTTTTAGAAAATAAAGCCAGACTCTATAATGAAGAGTTGAAAGAAAAATTGATTGAAAATTTAGATGAAAAGATTGTTTTTGATTTGCCTAAAACGATCATAGAGCAAGAAATGGATTTGTTGTTTAGGAACGATCTTTATTCCATGCAAGCTGAGGAAGTCAAATCCTTACAAGAAAGTCAAGAAAAAGCCAAAGAAAAGCGTGAGAGCTTTAGGAATGATGCGACAAAAAGCGTGAAAATCACTTTTATCATTGACGCTTTAGCGAAGGAAGAAAAAATTGGCGTGCATGACAATGAAGTCTTTCAAACTTTGTATTATGAAGCGATGATGACAGGGCAAAACCCAGAAAATCTCATTGAACAATACCGCAAAAATAACATGTTAGCGGCGGTGAAAATGGCGATGATTGAAGATAGGGTGCTGACTTATTTGCTGGATAAAAACCTGCCTAAAGAGCAACAAGAAATTTTAGAGAAAATGAGGCCCAACGCTCAAAAAACTCAAGTGGGTTAA
- a CDS encoding outer membrane protein: protein MNKLLKKGFLAFFLSVYLRADDLVTYTIAKEEDLGYQRFLAKKCLRGKTHPPCFTKPKKPKRKLFNTDKSSHYYGTSVVQMSWLQSREKFENHSKYRDIPFAEVSLIYGYKQFFPKKERYGFRFYISLDYAYGFFLKNKGVLGDSLRGSSQIPKSYREKLQRKETFINAIFYGVGADFLYKRAFGTLILGMNLVGETWFYETKIFKKWAKDPSSIYHPYMFQVMLNVGYRYRFSRYKNWAIEFGARIPFLTNDYFKTPLYTLHFKRNISVYLTSTYDF from the coding sequence TTGAACAAACTGCTTAAAAAGGGGTTTTTAGCGTTCTTTTTGAGCGTGTATTTAAGGGCTGATGATCTGGTTACTTATACGATCGCAAAAGAAGAAGATCTAGGATACCAGCGGTTTTTAGCCAAGAAGTGTTTAAGGGGCAAAACCCACCCTCCGTGTTTTACTAAGCCTAAAAAGCCTAAAAGAAAACTTTTTAACACAGACAAAAGTTCCCATTATTACGGCACAAGCGTGGTGCAAATGTCATGGCTACAGAGTAGGGAAAAATTTGAAAACCATTCAAAATACCGAGATATTCCTTTTGCTGAAGTCAGTTTGATTTATGGCTATAAACAATTTTTTCCTAAAAAAGAGCGCTATGGTTTCCGTTTTTATATTTCTTTGGATTATGCCTATGGTTTTTTTCTTAAAAATAAAGGCGTATTGGGCGATAGTTTGAGAGGGAGTTCGCAAATCCCTAAAAGCTATAGGGAAAAATTGCAAAGAAAAGAGACTTTTATCAACGCTATTTTTTATGGCGTGGGAGCTGACTTTTTATACAAACGCGCTTTCGGGACGCTGATTTTAGGGATGAATCTCGTGGGAGAAACCTGGTTTTATGAAACAAAGATTTTTAAAAAGTGGGCTAAAGATCCTTCAAGTATTTACCACCCTTACATGTTTCAAGTGATGTTGAATGTGGGGTATCGTTACCGCTTTTCAAGGTATAAGAATTGGGCGATAGAATTTGGCGCGCGCATCCCTTTTTTAACCAATGATTATTTTAAAACCCCTTTATACACCCTTCATTTCAAGCGCAATATTTCTGTCTATCTCACTTCAACTTATGATTTTTAG
- the hpaA gene encoding flagellar sheath lipoprotein HpaA has protein sequence MKANNHFKDFAWKKCLLGASVVALLVGCSPHIIETNEVALKLNYHPASEKVQALDEKILLLRPAFQYSDNIAKEYENKFKNQTALKVEQILQNQGYKVISVDSSDKDDFSFAQKKEGYLAVAMNGEIVLRPDPKRTIQKKSEPGLLFSTGLDKMEGVLIPAGFIKVTILEPMSGESLDSFTMDLSELDIQEKFLKTTHSSHSGGLVSTMVKGTDNSNDAIKSALNKIFTSIMQEIDKKLTQKNLESYQKDAKELKNKRNR, from the coding sequence ATGAAAGCAAATAATCATTTTAAAGATTTTGCATGGAAAAAATGCCTTTTAGGCGCGAGCGTGGTGGCTTTATTAGTGGGATGCAGCCCGCATATTATTGAAACCAATGAAGTCGCTTTGAAATTGAATTACCATCCAGCTAGCGAGAAAGTTCAAGCGTTAGATGAAAAGATTCTACTTTTAAGGCCAGCTTTCCAATATAGCGATAATATCGCTAAAGAGTATGAAAACAAATTCAAGAATCAAACCGCGCTCAAGGTTGAACAGATTTTGCAAAATCAAGGCTATAAGGTTATTAGCGTGGATAGCAGCGATAAAGACGATTTTTCTTTCGCGCAAAAAAAAGAAGGGTATTTGGCTGTTGCTATGAATGGCGAAATTGTTTTACGCCCCGATCCTAAAAGAACCATACAGAAAAAATCAGAACCTGGGTTGTTATTCTCTACCGGTTTGGATAAAATGGAAGGGGTTTTAATCCCGGCTGGGTTTATTAAGGTTACCATATTAGAGCCTATGAGTGGGGAATCTTTAGATTCTTTCACGATGGATTTGAGCGAGTTGGACATTCAAGAAAAATTCTTAAAAACCACCCACTCAAGCCATAGTGGGGGGTTAGTTAGCACCATGGTTAAGGGAACGGATAATTCTAATGATGCGATCAAGAGCGCTTTGAATAAGATTTTTACAAGTATCATGCAAGAAATAGACAAAAAACTCACTCAAAAGAATTTAGAATCTTATCAAAAAGACGCCAAGGAATTGAAAAACAAGAGAAACCGATAA
- the moaC gene encoding cyclic pyranopterin monophosphate synthase MoaC, translating into MPLTHLNEENQPKMVDIGDKETTERIALASGRISMNKEAYNAIINHGVKKGPVLQTAIIAGIMGAKKTSELIPMCHSIMLNGVDIDILEEEETCSFKLYARVKTQAKTGVEMEALMSVSIGLLTIYDMVKSIDKSMTISGVMLEHKSGGKSGDYNAKK; encoded by the coding sequence ATGCCGCTCACTCATTTGAACGAAGAAAATCAGCCTAAAATGGTGGATATAGGGGATAAAGAAACCACTGAAAGAATCGCTCTAGCAAGCGGTCGTATCAGCATGAATAAAGAGGCTTATAACGCTATTATCAATCATGGCGTTAAAAAGGGTCCGGTGTTACAGACTGCTATTATTGCTGGGATCATGGGGGCTAAAAAGACAAGCGAGCTCATTCCTATGTGCCATTCAATCATGCTCAATGGGGTGGATATTGATATTTTAGAAGAAGAAGAGACTTGCAGTTTTAAACTCTATGCGAGAGTCAAAACTCAAGCTAAAACGGGCGTGGAAATGGAAGCGCTAATGAGTGTGAGCATAGGGCTTTTAACCATTTATGACATGGTGAAATCCATTGATAAGAGCATGACAATTAGCGGTGTGATGTTGGAACATAAAAGTGGAGGCAAAAGCGGGGATTATAACGCTAAAAAATAG
- the mog gene encoding molybdopterin adenylyltransferase produces MQTIHISVLSASDRASKGIYEDLSGKAIQEVLSEYLLNPLEFHYEIVADERDLIEKSLIKMCDEYQCDLVVTTGGTGPALRDITPEATEKVCQKMLPGFGELMRMNSLKYVPTAILSRQSAGIRNKSLIINLPGKPKSIRECLEAVFPAIPYCVDLILGNCMQVNEKNIQAFRPKQ; encoded by the coding sequence ATGCAAACGATTCATATAAGCGTTTTGAGCGCGAGCGATAGGGCGTCAAAAGGGATTTATGAAGATTTAAGCGGCAAGGCGATACAAGAAGTGTTGAGCGAATATCTGCTCAATCCTTTAGAATTTCATTACGAAATTGTCGCTGATGAAAGGGATTTGATTGAAAAATCGCTGATTAAAATGTGCGATGAATACCAATGCGATCTAGTCGTTACTACAGGAGGCACAGGCCCTGCTTTAAGAGATATAACCCCAGAGGCCACAGAAAAAGTGTGCCAAAAAATGCTTCCTGGTTTTGGAGAGCTTATGCGAATGAATAGTTTAAAATATGTGCCTACAGCGATTCTATCGCGACAGAGCGCTGGCATCAGGAATAAGAGTTTGATTATCAATCTCCCTGGTAAGCCAAAAAGCATTAGAGAATGCTTAGAAGCGGTTTTTCCAGCCATTCCTTATTGCGTGGATTTGATTTTAGGGAATTGCATGCAAGTGAATGAAAAAAACATTCAAGCGTTTCGCCCCAAACAATAA
- a CDS encoding molybdopterin synthase catalytic subunit, whose amino-acid sequence MLKIIQGALDTEKLLKAYQEEARIKKFGAFCVFVGIVRKEDNIQGLSFDIHEALLKTWFEKWHHKAKDLGVVLKMAHSLGDVLIGQSSFLCVLMGKNRKNALELYEDFIEDFKRNAPIWKYDLIDNKRIYAKERSHPLKGSGLLA is encoded by the coding sequence GTGTTAAAAATCATTCAAGGGGCATTGGATACGGAGAAGCTTTTGAAAGCCTACCAAGAAGAAGCTCGCATTAAAAAATTTGGAGCGTTTTGTGTGTTTGTGGGGATTGTGAGAAAAGAGGATAACATTCAAGGCTTGAGTTTTGATATTCATGAAGCGCTATTAAAGACTTGGTTTGAAAAATGGCACCATAAAGCCAAAGATTTGGGCGTGGTGTTAAAAATGGCGCACAGCTTGGGCGATGTTTTGATAGGACAAAGCTCATTTTTATGCGTTTTAATGGGAAAGAATAGAAAAAATGCCTTAGAACTATACGAAGATTTTATTGAAGATTTTAAGCGTAACGCTCCTATTTGGAAATACGATTTGATTGATAATAAACGCATTTACGCTAAAGAAAGAAGCCACCCTTTAAAAGGGAGTGGGCTTTTAGCTTAA
- a CDS encoding MoaD/ThiS family protein — protein sequence MVEVRFFGPIKEENFFIKANDLKELRAILQEKEGLKEWLSVCAIALNDHLIDNLNTPLKDGDVVSLLPPVCGG from the coding sequence ATGGTGGAAGTGCGATTTTTTGGACCCATAAAAGAAGAAAATTTTTTCATCAAAGCAAATGATTTGAAAGAATTAAGAGCGATTTTACAAGAAAAAGAGGGCCTAAAAGAGTGGTTGAGCGTTTGTGCGATAGCCCTTAATGATCACTTAATAGACAATTTAAACACGCCTTTAAAAGATGGCGATGTGGTAAGTTTGTTGCCACCGGTTTGTGGGGGCTAG
- the ribA gene encoding GTP cyclohydrolase II, whose protein sequence is MKRLEVSNQAKLPTQFGEFCIQCFREKGSNGSKDHLVVFTPNFSQNPLVRLHSECLTGDALGSQKCDCGGALQMALERISKEGGLVIYLRQEGRGIGLFNKVNAYALQDKGYDTIQANEMIGFKDDERDYSIAGEILEYYGIKKMRLLTNNPKKIAALEKYAEVTRESLIVCANEHNQGYLEVKKLKMGHLL, encoded by the coding sequence TTGAAACGATTAGAAGTTTCTAACCAAGCCAAATTACCCACTCAATTTGGGGAGTTTTGTATCCAGTGTTTTAGAGAAAAGGGTTCTAATGGCTCTAAAGATCATTTAGTGGTTTTCACCCCTAATTTTTCTCAAAACCCCTTAGTGCGTTTGCATTCAGAATGCTTGACCGGCGACGCTCTAGGCTCTCAAAAATGCGATTGTGGGGGGGCGTTGCAAATGGCGTTAGAAAGGATTTCTAAAGAAGGGGGACTAGTGATTTATTTGCGCCAAGAAGGGCGTGGGATAGGGCTATTTAATAAAGTCAATGCCTACGCTTTGCAAGATAAGGGTTATGATACCATTCAAGCCAATGAAATGATAGGGTTTAAAGACGATGAAAGGGATTATAGTATTGCGGGTGAAATTTTAGAATATTACGGCATTAAAAAAATGCGCTTACTCACGAATAACCCTAAAAAAATCGCCGCTTTAGAAAAATACGCTGAGGTAACAAGAGAGAGCTTGATCGTGTGCGCTAATGAGCACAATCAAGGGTATTTGGAAGTCAAAAAGCTCAAAATGGGGCATTTGTTGTGA
- a CDS encoding DUF3943 domain-containing protein produces the protein MVCVIIWGLGCSFLNANSIQLEETLKRSPKNLIWQHFKKKFKKSNTIPYAPNSRWKYLGTSIGILGVSLVIGIVGLYLMPESVTNWDREKFGVKSWFENVRMGPKLDNDSFIFNEILHPYFGAMYYMQPRMAGFSWMASAFFSFITSTLFWEYGLEAFVEVPSWQDLVITPLLGSILGEGFYQLTRYIQRNEGKLFGSLFLGRLVIALMDPIGFIIRDLGLGEALGIRNKHEIRSNLSPNGLNLTYRF, from the coding sequence ATGGTTTGCGTTATTATTTGGGGGTTAGGCTGTAGTTTTTTAAACGCTAACAGCATTCAATTAGAAGAAACGCTCAAACGAAGTCCTAAAAATCTTATTTGGCAACACTTTAAAAAGAAGTTTAAAAAGAGCAATACGATCCCTTATGCCCCAAATAGCCGTTGGAAATATTTAGGCACAAGCATTGGGATTTTAGGCGTGTCGTTGGTGATAGGGATTGTAGGGTTGTATCTCATGCCAGAGAGCGTAACGAATTGGGATAGAGAAAAGTTTGGCGTCAAAAGTTGGTTTGAAAATGTCCGCATGGGGCCAAAACTGGACAATGATAGTTTTATTTTCAATGAAATTTTGCACCCTTATTTTGGGGCTATGTATTATATGCAACCGCGCATGGCTGGGTTTAGCTGGATGGCCTCAGCGTTTTTTTCTTTTATCACTTCCACGCTTTTTTGGGAATATGGCTTGGAAGCGTTTGTGGAAGTGCCTAGCTGGCAGGATTTAGTGATCACCCCTTTATTAGGCTCAATTTTAGGGGAAGGGTTTTACCAGCTCACGCGCTACATCCAGCGCAATGAAGGCAAGCTTTTTGGCTCTTTATTTTTAGGGCGTTTGGTTATCGCTCTTATGGATCCTATCGGTTTTATCATTAGGGATTTAGGGCTTGGGGAAGCTTTAGGGATCCGCAATAAACATGAAATCCGTTCTAATTTAAGCCCTAATGGTTTGAATTTGACTTACAGATTTTAA